In Pseudobythopirellula maris, a single window of DNA contains:
- a CDS encoding UDP-glucuronic acid decarboxylase family protein: MSTIKRILVTGGAGFLGSHLCERLVEQGHDVICVDNFFTSQKSNVVHLLDHANFELVRHDVTHPLWLEVDEVYNLACPAAPGHYQYNPIKTMKTSVMGSINLLGMAKRCRAKILQASTSEVYGDPQVHPQPESYRGSVNPIGPRACYDEGKRAAETLFMDYHRHNRVNVRIVRIFNTYGPRMHPYDGRVVSNFIRQAIAGENITVFGDGDQTRSFCYRDDLVEGIIRMMNGPDEFIGPVNIGNPGEFTILELAEKVIELTGSKSKIIHQPLPADDPTQRQPVIDLAKKHLDWEPKIALAEGLEKTIAWFKTIDVNEYRAPTPNF; the protein is encoded by the coding sequence ATGTCCACGATCAAACGCATCCTCGTCACCGGCGGCGCCGGCTTCCTCGGCTCTCACCTTTGCGAGCGGCTGGTGGAGCAGGGGCACGACGTGATCTGCGTCGACAACTTCTTCACCTCGCAGAAGTCGAACGTCGTTCACCTGCTGGATCACGCCAACTTTGAGCTGGTCCGCCACGACGTGACCCACCCGCTGTGGCTTGAGGTGGACGAGGTTTACAACCTCGCCTGCCCCGCCGCCCCGGGCCACTACCAGTACAACCCGATCAAGACGATGAAGACCTCGGTCATGGGGTCGATCAACCTCTTGGGCATGGCCAAGCGCTGCCGGGCCAAGATCCTGCAGGCCTCGACCAGCGAGGTGTACGGCGACCCCCAGGTCCACCCCCAGCCCGAGAGCTACCGCGGCAGCGTGAACCCGATCGGCCCCCGCGCCTGCTACGACGAGGGCAAGCGGGCGGCCGAGACGCTGTTTATGGACTACCACCGCCACAACCGCGTGAACGTTCGCATCGTGCGGATATTCAACACCTACGGCCCGCGGATGCACCCCTACGACGGGCGGGTGGTGAGCAACTTCATCCGCCAGGCGATCGCGGGCGAGAACATCACGGTGTTCGGCGACGGCGACCAAACGCGCTCGTTCTGCTACCGCGACGACCTCGTCGAGGGCATCATCCGCATGATGAACGGGCCGGACGAGTTCATCGGCCCGGTGAACATCGGCAACCCGGGCGAATTCACGATCCTCGAGCTCGCCGAGAAAGTGATCGAGCTCACCGGCTCGAAGTCGAAGATCATCCACCAACCGCTGCCGGCCGACGACCCAACGCAGCGCCAACCGGTGATCGACCTGGCCAAGAAGCACCTCGACTGGGAGCCGAAGATCGCGCTCGCCGAGGGGCTCGAGAAGACGATCGCCTGGTTCAAGACGATCGACGTGAACGAGTACCGCGCGCCGACGCCGAATTTCTGA
- a CDS encoding BBP7 family outer membrane beta-barrel protein, producing the protein MKPYFLLALAAALASATAVDACAGGPATMQGGRGWFSTEYMLWGVSGYKVPPLVTSSPAGTARADSGSLPGAEILYGNETVEGGALNGSRIRYGYWLDDYEIYSFEASLLAVGQEGTLFQAESDGSTASLNRPYFDTNPLVNAPSSILVAFDDPVLGDFFSGSMRIDSTTELSSGSFSVRRLWSSSSHRRCDFILGYRFVRFDEGLLMRDSSLVDGAAAGVVGTTIAASDRFDTSNEFHGAEIGFVSSERFGRWSGDVTLKLALGNNHREVDIAGETRRQVPGFASVVVPGGVLAQPTNIGDYRSDILTAVPEIDLSVRRRVGESCELSLGFTILAVPQVARPGRLIDTVVNSTLLEGGALVGPAAPSFTWRNDHVLFYGMNLGAEWNY; encoded by the coding sequence ATGAAGCCATATTTCTTACTCGCTCTAGCGGCAGCTTTGGCGTCCGCCACGGCTGTCGACGCCTGTGCCGGCGGGCCGGCAACCATGCAAGGCGGCCGCGGCTGGTTCTCCACGGAATACATGCTGTGGGGAGTCTCGGGCTACAAAGTCCCGCCGCTGGTGACCAGCAGCCCCGCGGGGACCGCGCGGGCCGATTCGGGCTCGCTGCCCGGCGCGGAGATCCTGTACGGAAACGAAACCGTCGAGGGCGGGGCGCTCAACGGATCACGCATCCGCTATGGCTACTGGCTCGACGACTACGAGATCTATAGCTTCGAGGCGAGCCTGCTTGCGGTGGGGCAAGAGGGGACTCTCTTTCAAGCCGAATCGGACGGGTCCACCGCCAGCCTCAATCGCCCGTATTTCGACACCAATCCCCTCGTGAACGCGCCAAGCTCAATTCTTGTGGCGTTCGACGACCCCGTGCTCGGCGACTTTTTCTCGGGGTCGATGCGAATCGATAGCACGACCGAGCTCTCCTCCGGTTCGTTTTCCGTGCGCCGGTTGTGGAGTTCTTCCTCGCACCGCCGCTGCGACTTCATCCTTGGCTACCGATTCGTTCGCTTCGACGAAGGGTTGCTCATGCGCGACTCCAGTCTCGTAGACGGTGCGGCGGCAGGCGTTGTCGGGACCACCATCGCCGCCTCCGACCGCTTCGACACCTCCAACGAGTTCCACGGCGCCGAAATCGGTTTTGTGAGCTCTGAACGGTTTGGCCGCTGGTCGGGCGACGTGACGCTCAAACTAGCGCTCGGCAACAACCACCGCGAGGTCGACATCGCCGGCGAGACCCGCAGACAGGTTCCTGGCTTCGCCTCGGTAGTCGTGCCAGGCGGCGTGCTCGCCCAGCCAACCAACATCGGCGACTACCGCAGCGACATCCTCACCGCGGTCCCCGAGATCGACCTCAGCGTGCGGCGGCGGGTCGGCGAATCGTGCGAGCTGAGCCTCGGCTTCACAATCCTGGCGGTCCCCCAAGTCGCCCGGCCCGGGCGGCTCATCGACACAGTGGTCAACAGTACATTGCTGGAGGGCGGGGCCCTCGTTGGCCCCGCCGCGCCTAGTTTCACCTGGAGAAACGACCATGTGTTGTTCTACGGAATGAATCTGGGCGCCGAGTGGAACTATTAA
- a CDS encoding DEAD/DEAH box helicase, translating to MTQNTTHPSSPDAVESTPAAGKKENDFAKLGLSGAVLRAVDDEGYHTATPIQAQAIPPVLAGDDIMGCAQTGTGKTAAFALPTLHRLMDGAPQPRDNTRGKGKGAKGGHHGPARKIRCLVLAPTRELAAQIRESFNVYGRHTGLRHSVIFGGVGQNPQVKALRAGVDILVATPGRLLDLMNQGHVNLSGVEVLILDEADQMLDMGFLPDLRRIIAAVPKKRQTLMFSATMPDEIRKLADRWLNKPKTVEVARVSSPAKRVEQSVYHVEKRLKPQLLAHYLTSTPRERTLVFARTKHGADKIVKMLSKSGLTAAAIHGNKSQNARTRALDAFKSNRPPVLVATDIAARGLDIDSVSHVINFELPETPEVYVHRIGRTGRAGAEGCAISFCSGDERPKLKAIERLTRRQIAVLDDHPEYKALPKIETGGGDNRPPRAPKKGAPDRRRSRNGAKAGAGKAGAGKRKRPAGAKSSGGGHSNSSAAGSQSASNTSRPKKASGSTTGAKVTDTPKPNTELRRQKRRSTAIGR from the coding sequence TTGACTCAGAACACGACCCATCCTTCGAGCCCCGACGCCGTTGAGTCCACTCCGGCAGCCGGCAAAAAAGAGAATGACTTTGCGAAGCTCGGCCTGTCGGGCGCGGTGCTCCGCGCCGTGGACGACGAGGGCTACCACACCGCCACGCCGATCCAGGCGCAGGCGATCCCGCCCGTGCTAGCGGGCGACGACATCATGGGCTGCGCCCAGACCGGCACCGGCAAGACGGCGGCCTTCGCGCTGCCCACGCTGCACCGCCTGATGGATGGCGCCCCGCAGCCGCGCGACAACACTCGCGGCAAAGGCAAAGGCGCCAAGGGCGGCCACCACGGCCCGGCCCGCAAGATCCGCTGCCTCGTGCTCGCCCCCACCCGCGAGCTGGCCGCCCAGATCCGCGAGAGCTTCAACGTTTACGGCCGCCACACCGGCCTGCGGCACTCGGTCATCTTCGGCGGCGTCGGCCAGAACCCGCAGGTCAAAGCCCTCAGGGCCGGCGTCGACATCTTGGTCGCCACGCCGGGTCGGCTCTTGGACCTGATGAACCAAGGCCACGTGAACCTGTCCGGCGTGGAGGTGCTGATCCTCGACGAGGCGGACCAGATGCTCGACATGGGCTTCCTGCCCGACCTGCGTCGCATCATCGCCGCCGTGCCCAAGAAGCGTCAGACGCTGATGTTCTCGGCCACGATGCCCGACGAGATCCGCAAGCTCGCCGACCGCTGGCTCAACAAGCCGAAGACCGTCGAGGTGGCCCGCGTCTCCTCGCCCGCCAAGCGCGTCGAGCAGTCGGTCTACCACGTCGAGAAGCGGCTCAAGCCGCAACTGCTGGCGCACTACCTGACGAGCACCCCGCGCGAACGCACGCTGGTGTTCGCCCGCACGAAGCACGGGGCCGACAAGATCGTCAAGATGCTGTCGAAGTCGGGCCTGACGGCCGCGGCGATTCACGGCAACAAGAGCCAGAACGCCCGCACCCGGGCGCTCGACGCGTTCAAGTCCAACCGGCCGCCGGTGCTGGTCGCCACGGACATCGCGGCCCGCGGCCTCGACATCGACAGCGTTTCGCACGTCATCAACTTCGAGCTCCCCGAGACGCCCGAGGTGTACGTGCACCGCATCGGCCGCACCGGCCGCGCGGGCGCCGAGGGCTGCGCCATCAGCTTCTGCTCGGGCGACGAGCGGCCGAAGCTCAAGGCGATCGAGCGGCTCACGCGTCGTCAGATCGCGGTACTCGACGACCACCCGGAGTACAAGGCTTTGCCGAAGATCGAGACGGGCGGCGGCGACAACCGCCCGCCGCGGGCGCCGAAGAAGGGCGCTCCCGACCGCCGTCGCAGCCGCAACGGCGCCAAGGCTGGCGCTGGCAAAGCGGGCGCCGGCAAGCGTAAGCGTCCTGCGGGCGCCAAATCGTCGGGCGGCGGCCATTCAAACAGCAGTGCGGCGGGGAGCCAATCCGCGTCGAACACTTCGCGGCCCAAGAAGGCGAGCGGCTCGACGACCGGCGCCAAGGTCACCGATACGCCCAAGCCGAACACCGAGCTGCGGCGTCAGAAGCGTCGCAGCACGGCTATCGGCCGCTGA
- a CDS encoding AraC family transcriptional regulator produces MKKTPQVGLLIETARGYGREVSLGIARYARLHGPWSFHLTPGDFEQSLPAMQHWNGDGLFARLATPELTEQVLSANLPTIALDMSEEQLLEDSLVSRFAELRVDSEKAAWLAAAHLLKRCYPEYGFVGAPGQVWSERRREAFCQAIRKAGHTAHVYEFQDITGDGGWEHEQPHLLEWIVNAPKPIGIMACNDEHGLHVLDACREAGLNVPQDVAVVGVDNDELLCELSNPTLSSVALNAVEGGFQAAARLDKMMREGNCDNRCIMVDALRVVTRLSTDTFAVNDRSVAEALAYIKQSQGRDISADLVVERTQISRRELDARFRELLGHSVATEIQRERLKHAKRLLVETDYSIPEVAAAAGYSSASYMIQVFRRELDITPAKYRSSLRVLSATRR; encoded by the coding sequence ATGAAGAAAACCCCCCAGGTTGGCCTGCTGATCGAGACCGCCCGTGGCTACGGGCGTGAAGTGTCGCTCGGCATTGCGCGATACGCCCGGCTGCACGGACCGTGGAGCTTCCACCTCACGCCGGGCGACTTCGAGCAGTCGTTGCCCGCCATGCAGCACTGGAACGGCGACGGCCTGTTCGCGCGGCTCGCGACGCCCGAGCTGACCGAGCAGGTGCTCAGCGCCAATCTGCCGACCATTGCGCTCGACATGAGCGAGGAGCAGCTGCTGGAAGACAGCCTGGTTTCGCGGTTCGCCGAGCTGCGCGTCGACTCGGAGAAGGCGGCCTGGCTGGCGGCGGCCCACTTGCTGAAGCGTTGCTACCCGGAGTACGGGTTCGTTGGCGCGCCGGGCCAGGTGTGGTCCGAACGCCGCCGCGAGGCGTTCTGCCAGGCGATCCGCAAGGCGGGCCACACGGCCCACGTGTACGAGTTCCAAGACATCACCGGCGACGGGGGCTGGGAGCACGAGCAGCCGCACCTTCTGGAGTGGATCGTCAACGCGCCCAAGCCGATCGGCATCATGGCCTGCAACGACGAGCACGGCCTGCACGTGCTCGACGCCTGCCGCGAGGCGGGTCTCAACGTGCCGCAGGACGTGGCCGTGGTGGGAGTCGACAACGACGAGCTGCTCTGCGAGCTCTCGAACCCGACGCTCTCGAGCGTGGCGCTCAACGCCGTGGAGGGCGGCTTCCAGGCGGCCGCGCGGCTCGACAAGATGATGCGCGAGGGGAATTGCGACAACCGCTGCATCATGGTCGACGCCCTGCGCGTGGTCACGCGGCTCTCGACCGACACGTTCGCCGTGAACGACCGCAGCGTGGCCGAGGCGCTCGCCTACATCAAGCAGTCGCAGGGGCGCGACATCTCGGCCGACCTGGTCGTGGAGCGCACGCAGATCTCGCGCCGCGAGCTCGACGCCCGCTTCCGCGAGTTGCTCGGCCACTCCGTGGCGACCGAGATCCAGCGGGAGCGGCTCAAGCACGCCAAGCGGCTGCTCGTCGAGACCGACTACTCGATCCCCGAGGTGGCCGCCGCGGCGGGCTACAGCTCGGCGAGCTACATGATCCAGGTCTTCCGCCGCGAACTCGACATCACGCCGGCCAAGTACCGCTCGAGCCTGCGGGTGCTCAGCGCCACGCGGCGCTGA
- a CDS encoding pectinesterase family protein, with protein sequence MPVTPKPIAAVLLAWTVVLAASPSLAQEGRQAHVVLVGDSTVADAAGWGWAFAACVTDGVRVTNLARGGRSSSSFYDEGRWAEALALEPDWVLIQFGHNDEPGHPNRENAPDEGYCANLERCVDEARAVGVKPVLVTPLARRQWGRESHNSDRIVSSLEPYAAVVRAIGEEKGAPVIDLHFRSIEVYQSLGRDGCKMISPIKESGALDGSHLNRAGGAMFGSMVAMDCRSYVPVLDRLFSTGKLAELQKSNPPPVAGGRDDRLPAAGDPIAKGERTIVVARDGGGEFRTPQEAIDAAPSDNSDRTTIRLGPGVYTGQVVVPPHKINLTLVGESRADSIVSYALTTHDPRPAGVLRSYAGCGLVVLADGFRCENLTVRQVAGDHGQAIALRIDGDRAVVRNCDLLGWQDTVRLERGRHYLSDCRIEGRVDYVYGGATAWLEGCTLHTKGEGFITAASTPRGQAWGYVFHRCVLTGTKPESVYLGRPWRPWASVTFLDCEMAESVRPVGWDNWRSPDNERTVRYAEHGNRGPGAADDRRAAWARRLSDEEAARITPEIVLGDWINDGLAE encoded by the coding sequence ATGCCCGTCACGCCCAAGCCGATTGCCGCCGTGCTGCTCGCTTGGACGGTCGTACTCGCCGCTTCGCCGTCGCTCGCTCAGGAGGGGCGCCAAGCGCACGTCGTGCTGGTGGGCGACTCGACCGTGGCGGACGCCGCCGGCTGGGGCTGGGCCTTCGCCGCTTGCGTGACCGATGGCGTCCGCGTGACGAACCTCGCCCGCGGCGGGCGGAGCTCGTCGAGCTTCTACGACGAGGGCCGCTGGGCCGAGGCGCTCGCCCTCGAGCCCGACTGGGTGCTGATCCAGTTTGGACACAACGACGAACCGGGCCACCCGAACCGCGAGAACGCCCCCGACGAGGGCTACTGTGCGAACCTCGAACGCTGCGTCGACGAGGCCCGCGCTGTCGGTGTGAAGCCGGTGCTCGTCACGCCGCTCGCCCGCCGCCAGTGGGGCCGCGAGTCCCACAACAGCGACCGCATCGTCTCGTCGCTCGAGCCGTACGCGGCTGTGGTGCGCGCGATCGGCGAGGAGAAGGGGGCGCCGGTGATCGATCTGCACTTCCGCTCGATCGAGGTCTACCAGTCGCTCGGCCGCGACGGCTGCAAGATGATCAGCCCGATCAAGGAGAGCGGCGCGCTCGACGGCTCGCACCTGAACCGCGCTGGCGGGGCGATGTTCGGTTCGATGGTGGCGATGGACTGCCGCTCGTACGTGCCGGTGCTCGATCGCTTGTTCTCCACAGGCAAGCTTGCCGAGTTGCAGAAGTCGAACCCGCCCCCCGTGGCCGGCGGCCGCGACGATCGCTTGCCGGCGGCCGGTGATCCGATCGCCAAGGGCGAGCGCACGATCGTCGTCGCCCGCGACGGCGGGGGCGAATTCCGAACACCGCAGGAGGCGATCGACGCCGCCCCCAGCGACAACTCCGACCGCACGACCATCCGCCTGGGGCCGGGCGTTTACACGGGGCAGGTCGTCGTGCCGCCCCACAAGATCAACCTCACGCTCGTCGGCGAGAGCCGCGCGGATTCGATCGTCTCCTACGCCCTCACAACGCACGACCCCCGCCCGGCTGGCGTGTTGCGGAGCTACGCCGGCTGCGGCCTCGTAGTACTAGCCGATGGCTTCCGTTGCGAGAACCTCACCGTTCGCCAAGTGGCGGGCGACCACGGCCAGGCGATCGCGTTGCGCATCGACGGCGACCGCGCGGTTGTGCGCAACTGCGACCTCTTGGGCTGGCAAGACACCGTGCGACTCGAACGCGGGCGCCACTACTTGAGCGACTGCCGCATCGAGGGCCGCGTCGACTACGTCTACGGCGGGGCGACGGCGTGGCTCGAAGGCTGCACGCTCCACACCAAGGGCGAAGGCTTCATCACCGCGGCGAGCACGCCGCGCGGTCAAGCGTGGGGCTACGTGTTTCATCGCTGCGTGCTCACCGGCACTAAGCCCGAAAGCGTTTACCTCGGCCGGCCGTGGCGACCGTGGGCGAGCGTCACGTTCCTCGACTGCGAAATGGCCGAGAGCGTGCGACCGGTCGGTTGGGACAACTGGCGCAGCCCCGACAACGAGCGAACGGTTCGCTACGCCGAGCACGGCAACCGCGGCCCCGGCGCGGCGGACGATCGACGAGCGGCGTGGGCGCGTCGACTCAGCGACGAAGAAGCGGCGCGCATCACGCCCGAGATCGTCCTCGGCGATTGGATCAACGACGGGCTTGCCGAATAG
- a CDS encoding autotransporter-associated beta strand repeat-containing protein: MRSVLLCCFSVALLLGGILAVPAAAQTLAFPEAEGFGRFASGARTNLGAASVYHVTNLNDSGAGSFRDAVSQPNRFVVFDVGGIVNLTSALTFSENLTIAGQTAPGGFVVHGDRAAFHGANNLVSRHWGIHMGVTGDRDDAASIVRGHDLIFDHMSITWGVDGTFDINPDSGQVIDNMTIQNTIVSQGLDVVGHSTGGLMQPGDGGSVSVIRSLWADNVTRNPKVRGENEFINNVVYGYENAGYIMGDTAGSSYANVEGNYFIEGPVNGGSPFSSGTPTFNIYASDNWVDPDRDGVLDGTLITSYPGANLMRSRHNFPTTPSMTAQEAVEYVARNAGQTIIRDVVDKRLEQEVLSYGTFGGVIERESHIFDGYGEDPVYLNPRAGFADADNDGVGDNWEASRGLSSANPSDWKNLSGDYTQLEHYLNELGAESVTTASSGGAWTSIVSWDSGVPSLAHDAAATGTVTHASGHGFARRLSVAGSLNITGGTINVVDTATLNGAAAMSGGELSAGRVLIGSTGQSGTLLIENGATLRTGTVAKDGGSASLGLNGGVFLAGGAPDIAVPTALFGAGGVFDTAGHSGAISGPVTGDGPLTKRGAGSLALSGGASYTGPTTVEEGTLVAMGAGLKHSSAIEVAGGATVDASGVLGGLSLGTGKSLGGAGKVIGNVNAAAGSVVRPEGTVGAMVSTGAIAIQAEDLALGGDWAVFDNDVHGTGAGGSYNGDDLSGGGIVLVSGESLAGPTASGAATTTVEIPQTDGWYLFAKVAEPAVSPIPGDSATQPGGNNSLWVSQSSSSLAASLANFDEVQTYANPGDEATWNRLSPTLGSLEGVVSPLNAGVDYFLAAGEETFTIYGREIGTVLDAFVLSDTNLTAEQLEAVLSGPPPTVLTVEGDFTLASGAMLAVEVAGGDTLNKLSVTGAASLGGDLSLTLADGFTPQASEVFEVLGAGSLSSQFANAAPGARVALEDGPGSFVVNYDYANDLVTLSEFVGLLQGDFNGDGSVDAADFTVWRDHLGESDESAILSAGDGLGGVDQADYDLWVANFGASYPAPEAASVPEPASLATLLAAAVLAALRRRTL; encoded by the coding sequence ATGCGATCCGTGTTGCTCTGCTGCTTTTCCGTCGCGTTGCTGCTCGGCGGGATTCTCGCCGTTCCGGCGGCGGCGCAAACCTTGGCGTTCCCCGAGGCCGAGGGCTTCGGCCGATTCGCCTCGGGCGCGCGCACGAATCTCGGCGCCGCCAGCGTGTACCACGTGACGAACCTCAATGACTCGGGCGCCGGGTCGTTCCGCGACGCGGTCAGCCAGCCGAACCGGTTCGTCGTGTTTGACGTGGGCGGGATCGTCAATCTCACCAGCGCGCTGACTTTCAGCGAGAACCTGACGATCGCGGGCCAGACGGCGCCGGGCGGCTTCGTGGTGCACGGCGACCGCGCGGCCTTTCACGGCGCCAACAACCTAGTCAGCCGCCACTGGGGCATCCACATGGGCGTCACCGGCGACCGCGACGACGCCGCCTCGATCGTCCGCGGCCACGACCTGATCTTCGACCACATGTCGATCACCTGGGGCGTTGACGGCACGTTCGACATCAACCCCGACAGCGGGCAGGTGATCGACAACATGACGATCCAGAACACAATCGTCAGCCAGGGGCTCGACGTGGTGGGCCACAGCACCGGAGGCCTGATGCAGCCGGGCGATGGGGGCAGCGTGAGCGTCATCCGCAGCCTGTGGGCCGACAACGTCACCCGCAACCCGAAGGTGCGCGGCGAGAACGAGTTCATCAACAACGTGGTGTACGGGTACGAGAACGCCGGCTACATCATGGGCGACACCGCCGGCTCGTCGTACGCCAACGTCGAGGGCAATTACTTCATCGAGGGCCCGGTCAACGGCGGCTCGCCGTTCTCCAGCGGCACCCCCACGTTCAACATCTACGCCAGCGACAACTGGGTCGACCCGGACCGCGATGGCGTGCTCGACGGGACACTCATCACGAGTTACCCCGGCGCGAACTTGATGAGGAGCCGCCACAACTTCCCCACCACCCCCTCGATGACCGCCCAAGAGGCGGTGGAGTACGTGGCCCGCAACGCCGGCCAGACGATCATCCGCGACGTGGTCGACAAGCGGCTCGAACAAGAAGTGCTCAGCTACGGCACTTTTGGCGGCGTGATCGAACGCGAGTCGCACATCTTCGACGGCTACGGCGAAGACCCGGTCTACCTGAACCCCCGCGCCGGCTTTGCCGACGCGGACAACGACGGCGTGGGCGACAACTGGGAGGCGTCGCGCGGGCTCAGCTCGGCGAACCCCAGCGACTGGAAGAACCTCAGCGGCGACTACACCCAATTGGAGCATTACCTCAACGAGCTCGGCGCCGAGAGCGTGACAACCGCCTCGTCTGGCGGGGCGTGGACGTCGATCGTCTCGTGGGACAGCGGCGTCCCGAGCCTGGCGCACGACGCCGCGGCGACCGGCACTGTCACGCACGCCAGCGGTCACGGCTTCGCAAGGCGGTTGAGCGTCGCCGGATCGCTGAACATTACGGGCGGAACGATCAACGTGGTCGACACGGCTACGCTGAATGGCGCGGCCGCCATGAGCGGCGGCGAGCTGTCGGCCGGCCGGGTGCTGATCGGCTCGACTGGCCAGTCAGGGACGCTGCTGATCGAGAACGGCGCCACGCTCCGCACCGGCACGGTCGCTAAGGATGGCGGCAGCGCCTCCCTCGGCCTGAACGGGGGCGTGTTCCTCGCGGGTGGCGCGCCGGACATCGCGGTCCCGACGGCGCTGTTCGGCGCTGGCGGCGTGTTCGACACGGCGGGCCACTCCGGCGCCATTTCTGGTCCGGTCACGGGAGACGGCCCCCTGACGAAACGAGGCGCCGGCAGCCTCGCGCTGTCGGGAGGCGCCTCCTACACCGGGCCCACCACGGTGGAAGAAGGCACACTCGTTGCTATGGGCGCCGGCCTCAAGCATTCGAGCGCGATCGAGGTTGCGGGCGGGGCGACGGTTGACGCCTCGGGCGTCTTGGGCGGGCTCAGCCTGGGAACCGGCAAATCGCTCGGCGGCGCCGGCAAGGTCATCGGCAACGTCAACGCGGCGGCCGGCTCGGTCGTGCGCCCCGAGGGGACCGTCGGAGCCATGGTCTCGACCGGCGCCATCGCCATCCAGGCCGAAGACCTCGCCCTCGGCGGCGACTGGGCGGTCTTCGACAACGACGTGCACGGCACGGGCGCCGGCGGCTCGTACAACGGCGACGACCTGAGCGGCGGCGGCATCGTGCTTGTCTCCGGAGAGAGCCTCGCGGGGCCCACCGCGAGCGGCGCCGCCACGACGACGGTCGAGATCCCGCAGACGGACGGTTGGTACCTGTTCGCCAAGGTCGCCGAGCCCGCCGTCTCGCCGATCCCGGGCGACTCGGCGACCCAACCGGGCGGCAACAACAGCCTGTGGGTCTCTCAGTCGTCGAGCAGCCTCGCAGCCAGCCTCGCCAACTTCGACGAGGTGCAAACGTACGCCAACCCCGGCGACGAGGCGACCTGGAACCGCCTCTCGCCGACCCTCGGCTCGCTCGAGGGGGTCGTCTCGCCGCTGAACGCCGGCGTCGATTACTTCCTCGCCGCTGGCGAGGAGACCTTCACGATCTACGGCCGCGAGATCGGCACGGTCCTCGACGCCTTCGTGCTGTCCGACACCAACCTCACGGCCGAGCAGCTTGAAGCGGTCCTCTCCGGGCCGCCGCCCACGGTGCTCACGGTCGAGGGCGACTTTACGCTGGCTTCGGGCGCCATGCTGGCGGTTGAAGTCGCCGGCGGCGACACGCTCAACAAGCTCTCGGTGACCGGCGCCGCGTCGCTCGGCGGCGACCTCTCGCTCACGCTGGCCGACGGTTTCACGCCGCAGGCGAGCGAGGTGTTCGAGGTCTTGGGCGCCGGCTCGCTGAGCAGCCAATTCGCCAACGCCGCGCCGGGGGCGCGGGTCGCCCTAGAGGACGGGCCCGGCTCGTTCGTCGTTAATTACGACTACGCCAACGACCTCGTCACCCTGTCGGAATTCGTCGGCTTGTTGCAGGGCGACTTCAACGGCGACGGCTCGGTCGACGCCGCCGACTTCACGGTGTGGCGCGACCACTTGGGCGAGTCGGACGAGTCGGCGATCTTGAGCGCCGGCGACGGCCTGGGCGGGGTCGACCAAGCGGACTACGACTTGTGGGTGGCGAACTTCGGCGCGTCTTACCCGGCCCCCGAGGCCGCCAGCGTGCCGGAGCCCGCGTCGCTCGCCACGCTGTTGGCCGCTGCGGTGCTGGCCGCATTGCGGCGCCGCACTCTCTGA